The genomic segment AAGACtacattacctaaaatgtgtaatccATTCAATAACATTCTCATCATGTTATATGTAATCAGTTATGGACTACAATCTGTAAGTCACTTACCCAGCACTGCCAATCAATGTCTTTAAAGCCATGTGctccaaaaatgaaattatttgaattatgcctttttggataattatttacttttctttAGAATCTTAAAGTCACAATGAAATGGAAGCAGCAACAGAACTTTTCAGATGAAAAGaaattgtccaaaaaaaaaaagtgaggctGGGACTTCATGCTATTAATCTGTTGTTGCCTTTACAAtatagattaaatgaaataaaattttataaagacTTCAGTGATtcgaaaacaaaaaacagatttgaAATACAAATTAGAACAAACAACTTTTTATAATTCGTCCcattggaattataaggttctatctgacatgtttgtcaaaattgagttattcacatattcttattctgtgacaatttatttacattatgtgatgttttattttaagttgtgtacattctgggattttttattgaaaaaacaaaaaggttctatctacagaagtccatggaacacaaaaactttaaaactcaatatctcaaaactactcagaacgcagatagaaccttataattccatgGGGACGAATtataatggtagcactttattttacagtcctgttccctatgtacatactatgtacttattatataactaggtaataactaggtactaaccctgaactacccctaaacctaaccctaccccatgtatttaccttgtattaccagaactttcttagataaatacactgtaagtacactataagtacatgttaatacacgtagtgtaaaataaagtgcaaccattataCTGATATAACTCTaaccctaaataaataaataaacattattatcagtagtaataaaatattatgaatttgtgttttttgtagtctaatgatcacaatttgtttttttttttaataaaacctttACTGTACTTGTCCTTCTTTAGTGTACATGCATAATCTACCAAAATGGATGCAAAGTACTtagcaagaaaataaaatagaaagttaCCTTTAGTGTGGTAAATTACAGCAGCTTTTAGATCAAACGACCCCCAACTAGACCTCCTGTCAAAGCCCTTAGTATGGCCCTGGTCCTTGGCCAAAGCCACCTTAGGTGCTGCTGGGGAGGTGGAACGCAGCTCGGCACAAATGTCCTTAGAGGAAGAACAAAATACTATTGCACCAAAAACCCCCGTCTCGTCTCTCTGGGCATCCAGGCTGGGTACAGAGGTCTCGGGTACGGCCCCGCTTGCCACCGTGGCACCACCACTCACTCCTCGACTGAAATTCTGAGCATTAGTCCGTTTTTCTGGCTCCTGAGCCTTGGGAAAGGGGGGTTGATCCGGTCTCTCAGAGGCACTGGAAGTCTGAGTGGCCACTGTAGCAGGACAGCCTCCCTGAAAGCTCACCTCCACCGGCACCTCCTTTCTGTTCGAGCGGCACGCCATGCTCTCTGGTCCGGCGCTAGGCTCATTGATAAAGGACAAGCCCCACTGATTCTGAAAAATGTCCCCCAGAGACTTCTGATTTGTCGGAGCAGCAGGGGGATCGGCTTGGCGGCCGCTAGGAAGTGAGAGTTGCATATTGGGGGGGGTGACGGGGTAAACAAACAGACTGGGCTTCCTGGGCTCAGCCACAGAGGTTGTGGTGGAACTTCCAATGGCTGAAGTGCCGCTACCCAGGGGAGATGCTACATTCTCAGCGGCAACAGCTGGGGTCGCCAGCAGAGGACTGGCATTGAAATGGGGACCAGGCAGGGGGCAACCATTCCCTTCCCCCAGCAGGGGACCGTTGGTAAAGCTAGCCGAGGTGATGGTTTTCACCGCAGACATGGGGACCTGTGGCGGTCTCCCAGGCACCTGGGGAGCAGGAGTGAGAGCCTCCCCGCCAGCTTGGGCAGTCTTATTGAGGTTCTCCTTCACTTTGCTTGCATAACTAATCTTAGGCACTATCTTAGCGCTACTATTGTCCACAGGAAAGACAGGCGGAGGCTTGAACAAGGTCCATGAGTCCTCTTTGGTGGAGGTAGACACCTTAACCTTGCTGGAGCGATCCTCAAACCGTTTGCCAGCCACTTTGCTGTCTGAGTTCTTGCGCTGAAGTTCAGCCACCAACAGAGGAGGTGTGGTGGCAGAGGCAGTTGGTTCCTTGGCTTTTAGGTGCAGTTCGGGTTTTGAGTCCTGTGCCACAGGGCCGTGGTCTTGTTTGCCGCCCTGCTGCATGGCTTTTCCCTGGGCAAAAGCAGTCACATTGTCCACGGCTTTGCCAATCCTCTGGGCCCGGCGTTTCTTGGGAGAAGTGTATCCGCTCTCGGAGCCACTGCCATCATTGTCAGCTCCGGGTTTGCTAGGGTAACCATTGGCAAATGGTAAAGAGTTGAGCGACACCACACCATTCAAAGTAGCTAAAGCCTCCTTTTTGCCCTCAAGTGTGTTCAACTCTGAGGACTTGTCATTTTTGAAGTCCATGCTGTTCCTGCTAGTGTTTCTACCTTTTCTGTCCCCTGTTGAGTCAGTGGTAAAGGCCCGTCGGGTGGGCTTATTTTTCAAGTGGATATCTAGCAGGTGTCTGTCACCATTGCTGTTCACAGGGTACAGGGAGCTGTCTGGGTTAAAAGAAGTGGGAGTCACCTCTCCCTCCTTCAGAGTTccatttattttgccattttctgCACGGGGGAGAaacaaaaagcaataaataaatgaaatgcaaacTGCAAATTTACATCAATTGATCCACTGAAcccatttttttttggggggggggggcaaaaatCCAGATCAGATCTCAAGTTCCAGAAAGGGAACAGGTCAAATCTAGTGAATGTTTGCGCAAGATTGAGGAATATTTAGACTAGGTATGTTATGTGGAACCAAGCCAgggtcaggcagatgacaagctgaCTCCTTTATCTCACACTGAACAACCATGCAGGATATTCTGTGTGTTTCCAATTATAACCAgattaaaataactcaaactttgGAATATCTATGATTAAATAGTCAAAACAAAATTAGATCTGAACAGAGctaatttatcaaattaattatttgcCAATAAAGTGAAATCAGAGATCAGCGGTTTTCACAAGCGTTCTGCAGAACatttgtcaataaataaataaataatataaaataaagaataaatgtgtgtgcgtgatataacaaatattattgcaattttaaatgacTGTTTTCCATTTTCATGTACTTTAAAAAGCCATCAtgatatcattttaatatgctgatttggtcctcaagaaatcaattattattatcaatactgaCAAAGGTTGTGTTGCATAACATTTATatgataacttttttatttttcctgtacgctttgcatttatttcaaatagagtTTATTGTGAATTTCTCTGTGCTATATAAAGACATTTGAATTGAAACATTGTACATAAAgctaaaaatatacagtaaacttGTTGTCCTTTTTTTACCATTTGTTTACTAGTTCCACAAATTAACAGTAAAAACAATCCATGTGCATTTTCTGCAACAGGATCGTTATATTTGGATTTCCTTGAAATAATAACAATCAAAAagacataaatgttttttgtttttttttgtcaggcaAGTGTGCATAAGACTGTCTGCTAGACTTCATGGTTTCTTTGGAAACTATTTATGGCAGCTGAAGGAATGTCCTTACAGGAGCTTAAGGCTGACATCAATAATTCCATTCTGGCAACCTGGTATACAGACTCAAATTAATTCACACGGGAGAAAATCTGTCtttgtacagtatatgtaaaCAAGCTGAACCAACAAGGCAGTAGGGCAATGTAGTCTAAAACCCAAATCAAGGGTGGAATGAATTAATGCAGTAAAAAGTGGTTTGAGCATTAAAACGGCTCTTGACGACCTCTGTCCTTTGAGACTGAAAATATGAGGCATGAAGAGAGCACCCCATGCAAGTGTGCTTTCATCGGCCGGTTCAAGTCTGACATCGCCCTATTTTTAACCGGAGGTATGACGTGTCAAAATGGAGTACTCAGTCATATTTGGGTAGTTCCCCAGCACTGTTGGACCACGTCTTAAGATCCCGATATTAATGAAAAACACATAGCTGAATACAGAATGTGAACTTTAATTTGTGTGGTGAAGTCACACAAGTTGAATTGGGTTAATCGCAACATGGCAGTTGGCAAAGTTTACACtgcatgaaataaacaaaaatcatttAGCGGTCTTATTGGTTTCCTTGAAACCAAGTTTACACCATTTAGAACCAACTATGGGCTACCAGGGCACACTCGGTCAACAAACCGACCAAGTCATCAGCTAGCTTAGCATGCTAACTGGGCAGCCTGAAATTTTAGCCGCAGGAAGATGTTATTGTTGGTACATCAACAGGATTATGTgcaagacaacagtaaatataCATTGCAAGAGGCGCTTGGCATTTTAAGCATTACATATGAACAGTTTTAGCGATAATTATCGGTGTAACGTCACAATAGCCAACAGAACCGTAACAACAAATAGCTTGATATCAGCAGTTAACGTTAACCCGACGCCTGTTGTGCATTATTGAAATGGCTCACAGTTACAGCCAGGGGATAATGCACACAATAAAGATGTTTGtcactttgtttttttaatgaaatcaaaCATATACGAGAGTTCTACAAGAGTTGGCAGCCTTCGTCACGAGGCATGAGCTTCTACAGACGTTGCATATATGTATAAACAAGGCAGGTTTAACGGAGTCAataaattgcactttaaaataaaaataacagaaatgtcATTCTTTTATCAACAGATTTTGTAAATCTACACGTCAACGCGTGCATTGTGACAGCATTTATGTACAGGATCTCCAGGCTGTTTGTATTTACGGCTGTGGAACGTTTGTAGCCGTACAGCTAAAGTTAGCTGTAGAATTTTCCGCCGCGTTCTATCCAGGCCACTTGGTGCCGAATTCGAATAGGTGGTAAGCGCGAGCCCAATCACTGCCAGGCACACTCACATGACTGTCAGAGAGCAATAGGCCGCGTTTCGAGCTAAGCTGGCCAGACATCCACCTCTAAGACACCATTACTAGCGAATGTGACAGCAAAAGCTAGCATAGCTGACTGCGTTGCCCGAAATGTATTACCAAAGGTTTTGTATGAGTGAAGTTTGAGAGATTTGCCTGTCCATCATGGCGGACAGGAAATAACAGAACAAGCTTAAGCTACGAGCAGGAACATTCCACAGGAGCCGGTTCATGTTGCTGTGGCAGCGACGCGGCAAGAGCTAACAGGCTATTCTGGATCTCGACGAACCCATTCCTGTTAAAACGACCCAAACTGAGAGGCATGTTTGCAAATTAATTATAAGTCAGGGAAATGTGTAATGCGCGCTGAGAAACCGGTGCACAAGGTCAATGTCCCTTCACGCTAGCTAGCTTCGCGGCTAACACTGGATATAACTCTTCCAAACAGTACAGTCAGCCAAACATGCTCCTCATTTGAATGAACTGATGCTGTATTACTGTAAACAATCATGCTACGACATGTATTCGAAgcttgtcagaggaaaaaaagaaacaattaacGTTAGTTTTGCTGTTTTCCAACCTGTTTTCTTCGTCTGCGTTTTCTCGTTCTGGAACTGACAGTGGTTCTGATCATTGTTTACCGAAATGTTCGATCGATCAGGGCCGTTCTCTGCTCCATGACTGATATATACTCCGGTTGCCCCTTCGCAGGGACGTTTCTCCATTTAACGCTATCGCAAGTGACAGAATGTGCTCAACCGGTGCTCGATGGTCGAGGGGAGTTGAGACATTTGCACTGCCCAATCACCGCCTGCGTTTGGGGGTGCAAGAGAGAGGCGGGCGGTGTTTAGGTGCGTCGCGATGCAAGGCGTGGAAGCCTCCCAGTCGAGGCCACAGGAAGCTGTCACGCAAACTCATGCAATCAATCACCGTAGTGCTGCGTCGGTGCTGGCTGTGTGGTGTGCTGTTGGGAAGTTTTTTTGATTAGTGAGTGAGTGGAATCTATTTGGTCTGTACTTAGTGACCCTTTCTTCCAGAATAAATgccagaataaataaatgaatgtgtgtTATGAGCGAGTCCTTAATCGACTCACATTCAAGTCCAGTTGTGGATTCCTTATCAAGCAACACACTTCATTTGTTCCCATATGGCAAacattagtttttaaatatatttctaaatatatataaaaaatgtattttctgttggccattttaagtatatttttgaaaatatataaaaataaataaatatatatttagaattttgctctCCATATATTTTAGTCCAAGattacattttgagaaaaacattatttgttgtATATGTGAACAagaagtaataatataatatagttctATGTATATTTGACGTATGGTttctatataaattaattaatatttatcacattaaaaataaaagtttagatTGTAAATGTGTGTActgtctgtgtatatttatatgtacatatacacacatacaatatatatttcgtaaatatttacatgtatttatatgaatataaacatataaatgtaatttatattaaatataaatacatttagtatataaacataatatatttttcttaaatgtgtgtgtatatatatatataatatacacagtacacgcaCATGAACtgtgtagaatatatatatattttttattttggattcgATTATTTGTGATTAACCGTTGCCCagaactaatattaataaatacattttattaaagtaaataagcCATTCACTACACAACTTTCAAAGTGGTcggtttgttgttttttttcgcaCCTTTTTGCATCTTTGTTCATTCAAACATAAGAATTGTTTTGATCAGTGGTCTCAATTAACTGTCAGCACTCGGCAAGTGGAAAGTCATGATTAAATTGTGTAGCGTGTGGGCCACATAAACAAGTCAAGGAGTCAGTGTGTGGAACTAATTTGTCACTTAAAGAATTTATTTAAATCCGTTTTATGCACAAATGAATTTCTGTTGTAAGTAGATGAAAATGGTACAGATTTGGCACTTTTGGCTGGAGGCATAAACGCAGTCTACAGTTGTTTGGTTGACACATGCACATTTCTTATACTGACCCACATACCTCTGACCTCAGAGTGCTTATCAAAAAGCAGTTACCTGCCTAGTGCCTATGTAAACTCACAGACGTCAAGGTGAAAGAATATCCCACAGATAGCCATGTCTATCCTTCTAGAATGTTGCACTTTGGACCAACACTCGTTTAACAAGCAGAGTGGGGGTAGAATGTATCTGGGGTTGGTTCTGTTTGTTCTCCGAGGATATGCTGACAGTTAACTGGAATGAGGACGTGATCAGCATTGAGATTTAATCATATAGTTTCCCCTGAGCCCTTTCTGACAGTTCTTGAATAGAGGTGAAAATTCTGTTATATACTACCATTCAGAAgtgtgtctttaaaaaaaaaaagttaatacttttattcagtgaggatgtattaaatagatcaaaagtgccagtaaagacaaaaaaaaagcaaaaaaaaaaaaaaattatgtttaaaataattgccGTTGTTCTAACTTTTAAGAATCTTGAGAAAaatcacaaatataaataaagcatttcaactgttttcaactgtgACAATAATAAAAGTTGAAGTATATTAAAAGTGACaccagttatttaaaaaagtaaaaatattttacagtgttactgttttactgcattttaaacaaataaatgcagccttggttaggaGAGtaaacttcttaaaaaaaacattttaagtcgtactgaccctaaacttttaattttttttactcagaTTAACCCCTTGAGTTCAGATAGTCTctcaatatattataatttatactaaattcaatttaaatgtttcCCCTCATAGAAACCCATTTGATAGATGCTATTTGCTATTTTTAGATGCTTTAAATTCCATGCATTCTCTTAAATTAACCAGAGGGGGGCAGACAAACACTGTTATGACAATTGCTATCTTTAGTGTAGTCATACTAAAAATAGCACCAtattatgtgcattgttagatcacatttttatgattaagttgtatttgttttttaaacagaatcataaaaacagcattgtctttatttattttttatataacaggattatttgttattgaaAATCTCTATAAATCACTGTATTTCCACTTCTTTTTCATGTTTGTAGGTTGAGACTTCTCTCTAGCCCTCCCGTACTGCTTTGACATTGGTGGACCTTTGAGCAAAACAACTCAGTTATAGCACATACAGTTGATGCAGTGTTTGTTTGACATCAATGTTACTTAAAACACAGTTTTAATAGTGTATTCAAAACTTTTATGGTTGAGCATGTCAGAATCTATGAATCTATGAATCTCTTGGACTATCACAGCTGAAAATTATAGGATATGtcatgtgttttataagtttcaAAGAAAACAAGTCATGCAAAAGATATTACATAGATGTATGTAAAACAATCATTCTCATTCTTAACTGATATTTGAATATGCTTAGACATGTAATGTTTTAGGCAGAATTGTTAACTAT from the Carassius gibelio isolate Cgi1373 ecotype wild population from Czech Republic chromosome A15, carGib1.2-hapl.c, whole genome shotgun sequence genome contains:
- the LOC128028916 gene encoding FMR1-interacting protein NUFIP2-like, giving the protein MEKRPCEGATGVYISHGAENGPDRSNISVNNDQNHCQFQNEKTQTKKTENGKINGTLKEGEVTPTSFNPDSSLYPVNSNGDRHLLDIHLKNKPTRRAFTTDSTGDRKGRNTSRNSMDFKNDKSSELNTLEGKKEALATLNGVVSLNSLPFANGYPSKPGADNDGSGSESGYTSPKKRRAQRIGKAVDNVTAFAQGKAMQQGGKQDHGPVAQDSKPELHLKAKEPTASATTPPLLVAELQRKNSDSKVAGKRFEDRSSKVKVSTSTKEDSWTLFKPPPVFPVDNSSAKIVPKISYASKVKENLNKTAQAGGEALTPAPQVPGRPPQVPMSAVKTITSASFTNGPLLGEGNGCPLPGPHFNASPLLATPAVAAENVASPLGSGTSAIGSSTTTSVAEPRKPSLFVYPVTPPNMQLSLPSGRQADPPAAPTNQKSLGDIFQNQWGLSFINEPSAGPESMACRSNRKEVPVEVSFQGGCPATVATQTSSASERPDQPPFPKAQEPEKRTNAQNFSRGVSGGATVASGAVPETSVPSLDAQRDETGVFGAIVFCSSSKDICAELRSTSPAAPKVALAKDQGHTKGFDRRSSWGSFDLKAAVIYHTKEMEYILNLQKQDPNRVVLYSESWDGPAQ